Within Cucumis melo cultivar AY chromosome 4, USDA_Cmelo_AY_1.0, whole genome shotgun sequence, the genomic segment tcgaCATAACACCATTTGAGGTTTTGTATGGCAAACCATGCATaactcctgtgtgctggaaCGAAGTGGGAGAGCGAAGTTAGTTGGTCCTAAGTTAGTACAAATCACGACAGATAGTATTAAGTTGATAAGAGAGAACTTGAAAATAGTTCAAGATCAACAGAAGAGCTATGCATATAAATGACGAAGAGACTtggaattccaagttggagatcaagttttctagAAGTTATCTTTGTGGAAAGGTATTCTTCGCTTTAGGAGGAAAGAGAAGTtgagtcctagatatattgttCCATACAAGATAACAAAACGAGTTGGGCCAACAACCTATAGAGACGACCTACCTTCAAAGAGACGACCTACCTTCAAAGAAGGAGACAATTGGAGCTCGTACTGATAATGTATTGTGAAAACGAGGTACAACCGAAATAGGGAAATCGAGAaaacataatattaaaataataaaatatgatatataaaataaataaataaataataaaattaagaaattaggaaaattataaaaactaaaaatttaatttttccaCTTTCTTTGGATTTCTCTCCAAATAAAAGTGCATCTTACAACTCCATGTCAATATTTACGGTCAATTTGGCAAGCATGAGATAAGACACATAACATGAGTGTTAGAATGATTAAAGGGTTGACATGTGATTATGACTAGCGTGGACACTAATAGACAtctattataaataaaatttataataaattagccgaaaaaaaagtaaaaagaaaaattctttTGTTAGGATATTTTTGCAATTAAACCGATATAGTTACTTAGAAATACTCATCATCTGCTGCAGCGCACGGTCATGCCAATCTCACCGTTTCgatttctttcttctctcttcatTATCACCGTTTTCATTGTTGAGCCGACACGCCAACGATCTAGAATCGGGAAATAGAAGCGTTTCCCTCCATTCCCGGGAGGAATTAAGCGGTGGTGGAGAGTGGTTTTTCTTGGGCTAGGGTTTCCTAACAGCCGGTGCTTGAAAAGTTGAATAGCCATGGAGAGCGCCTTTGCGAGCGCCTCTGCTATATCAGACCAGAGGCAGAAGATCGAACAGTATAAACACATTCTGTATAATGTATTGTCGTCGAACGATAGGGTTCAAGCCAAGAAGTTTATCGATCACAGTTAGCTGCCtcccatttttttttaaagtttaatttaatACGTTGATGCTTTTTCTCCAAACTCGTCCATTTCTTCATTTTAGTGTGTAGGGCTAATCATCTGACGGTTCTTCACGTGCAGCACTATCCGACGAAGTTCCACTTGTAGTTTCGCGGCAGCTCTTGCAGACTCTAGCGCAAGAGTTGGGGAAGTTGGAGGGGGAGATTCAGAGAGAGATTGCCCATTACATCCTCGCTCAGATTCAGCCGCGAGTCGTCTCTTTCGAGGAGCAGGTTTAGTTCtggttttattattttatatgatATAGAAATGATGCTTCTCAGTTGTGTGAATGACAACGAAGCACCAATATTACTTCTTACTCAATTGAAACGGGAACCTGACCTTGCTATTCGTCTAAATATTCATCTAAATGGATTTTATACCTTGTTTTGTTGATTACAATTTTCCGGAAGAATGGTCATGCGTGTTTCCTTGGTTTATATTGGAATTGAATGGAaatctttttttcaatttactatTAACGGAAGAATTTGGGGTTCTTTTAATCACCAAACCGTCAGATATTCATTGCTTTTGGATTCATATACAGAACATTGTAAGTGCACGTTTGGTCTTTTATCAAACGGAAACAATACTTTCATTGAAATAATGAATGAGTTTCATGCTCAAAGTacagaagaggaaacaaaattagaaaaactTCAAGCAAGTCATACTAGGCTAAAACCAAATTACAACTTAGATACTAAAGCCCTGTAGAAAAACAAAGAACAATCCAAATCACCAAATAACTCAATAAGAAAAATCAGCAAAAAGCTTAGTAAGAGATACGGTCAAGGATTTAAACCTGAGGAAACCTAAAACGATTAGAAATGAAGCAACCATCGCATCAGCCCACAAAGTTGAACCTGAGATATAATGTATGGCCAACTAAAAATAATTGGCGAGCTCCAAAACCAAAGAAGAAACCAGCTCCCTGCAACCAGGCCGGCACCGACTTATAACAATTTCAGAGAAAATAGTAAGAAAAACTCCAAACTTAAACAAACAAAGAAATGCGCATCAAGTCTATCTACCGGTTGATTTATCCACTGTCTTTGGTGGAAAAATTAGAACAACTCTGACTAGAGCAATATCACTTATTTATAATCaatgtttgtttttattttgtcGTCAGTTCCTATGTTTTTCTCTCATATTGTTTTGAGTGTGGCTAGGGTCAGCAGTTTTAACTACTTTTGGTCATGGATCTTGACTTGCATGGTCCATAGATTAAGGAAGTAATTTGACTCTGGTGAGTTGCAGGTGCTGATTATTCGGGAGAAGCTTGCTGAATTGTATGAATCAGAGCAGCAATGGTCAAAAGCTGCACAGATGCTCAGTGGCATCGATCTAGACTCTGGAATGAGGTACAACAGTCACTTTCCTTTCAATAtgtgtatattttttttgtaaaaagtAGGATTTTAGTAAATTCTGGACTCTCTCTTTATTGATTATGTCTTTTTGTGGTTGCTGTCAGGGTGATTGATGAGTCATACCGGTTGTCAAAATGTGTTCAAATTGCTCGTTTATACCTTGAGGTACAGTTTATTTCTGTAATTGCAGTTTGAATCTTATGACAGTTCTTATTACAAAGGGTTATATGTTAGTAATGGTAATTTGCTACGATGTGTAAAGGCATAGAGCTCTATATGGTGGAGGAGAGTGATTTCAGGTTCCACTATCCATGATATAATAGTGCAGCTGTTTTCAATTACATTGAATGTGCTTTACAGTAATTAATTGTTTAATGTTTATACTTACAAGGACAAGGAACTTTGTTTAGTCTTAGGTACTTGAGCACTCAATATTGCTCAATTTTTTCTTCCACAGGATGATGATGCTGTTAATGCTGAGGCCTTTATCAATAAAGCTTCATTTTTGGTTAGCAATAGTCAGCACGAAGTCCTTAATTTACAATACAAGGTTAGGAATCTTTCCAATTTTTGATGACTCTAACTCAGTAATGGCCATATGGTTTTTCTTCTGTGTAAATCCCCTCCATTTCATTCCTTTCGCAGGTTTGTTATGCTAGGATCTTGGACTTGAAAAGGAAGTTCTTGGAAGCAGCACTTCGTTATTATGATATATCTCAAATTGAAAAGAGACAAATAGGAGATGAGTAAGTAAACTTGAACATTCTTTTCGTGGAATACAAGTGTTTTTAGATTTGTTAAACAACCATCATTCACTTATATACTGTTTTTGGCCTTTTAGGATACCGATCTTAAACATTTGCACATGATTGGAAGTTCCTTTATTTTTACAGAACTTCCAGTTTATGTGTCAAGTTTATGCATTCTTGACATTCTTTTTGTGCTTTTTATTCACTGCGTAATTGCTAGCGTTTATTTAGTTATTAAAAATGACAGACATACCGATAAGCATTTTTCACTTGTGCTTTGTTTAGAACTTCAGAattaccaaaaagaaaaatttaactAAATTCAAAGCCAAGATATCTGTTTTATTTCTACAAAGTTCATGTCTTGATAATGTTTCAAAGGCTATCATTTTTAACCTTTTCTTTTAAGTGTACAATGGAACTGCAAAATTGGGCTGATACTACTATAATTTTTTGTGTTTGTTAGAATTGACGTTGACCAATTTTGTGACCTCTTCATTGATGTATTGTACAAAAAAGTATTCTTTTGTTGATTTTCCTTGTATATTTCACCCTGCTAAGCCTTTTCCTTCAACCATTTTCTACAATTATATTATGTATTTCACTCTTAATTTCAGTTGCTCTGGCTTTTTATTATGTATGAGGAGCTATTAACTTCAATTTTTTGAGCATTGTACATGCATGGACGaaagtaatttttttctataaatatcttttttatGTAAAACTCTCTTTCTCAACCTATTAAACAGTCTAGTGCCTCCTTTGCAAAAGAAAATCCTGTTCTCACATACTTCTAATAACTGAGTTTCAACAAATTGGTATGATTTGTATTCCTTTTTttctattcctttttttttttttttaggaaacaGAGACAATTCATTTCACTGATATGATGAAAATGATATGATTTGTATTCTACCTTTGAGTTTGGAAATTCATGTTTTTATGATGAAAAATATGAATTCATTCATCTTGATTTTTGAAGAGATTGGTTAGGAAATGATACCATCTAACCATCTTCGGTTGACCtagtagaaaaaaagaaagtttcAATAAATGGGTAGGAGGTCAAGGGTTTAAACCCATGGTGGTCGCCTACCTAGGAATTATATTTTCTACAAGTTTTCTCGACTCTTACATGTTGTAGTGTCAGATGGATTGTTCCATGAGATTAGTTGGGGTGTTCGTAAATTGGCCTAGACACtcacatatatataaaaaaaaagtaaatgatacAACCTCTCTTAACGAATGTTATTAGTtactttatttgttttttttagagagaTTGACGAAGAAGCATTGGAACAAGCTTTATCTGCTGCAGTGACGTGTACAATATTGGCTGCTGCTGGTCCACAGAGATCCCGAGTTCTTGCCACATTATAcaaagtaaattttttttgatttattgatttatttattgcTAATGGAATGTATCTATCATTTTGGAGGGGAGTGACTTTAACTATGTCCTTTCTAAGTGTTGATGCTTTGATGTAGGATGAACGTTGCTCGAAGTTAAAAATCTATCCAATACTGCAAAAGGTTCCCTTCCCCCttcctccctccctccctccctccctctctctctctcttctaaCATTCAAGAGTGTATTCTGTTTGTTGCCCTTAATAAGTGCATAAGAGTGATATTCTGTTCAATGCCCTTAATGAGTGCATAATTGAACTATTAGGTTTACTTGGAAAGAATTTTGAGAAAACCAGAAATTGATGCATTTGCTGAAGAGCTAAAACCTCACCAGGTTATGATTTTCACTCTTTACCTCGTTCTAGATTCTGGCATCacatcaaatattaaaaatctctcttttttaacattttttcaACAGCAAGCCCTTCTGCCAGATAATTTTACTGTGTTGGATCGTGCTATGATTGAGCATAATCTTCTTAGTGCAAGCAAACTTTACACAAATATAAGGTTAATTATGTGCAGTATACTTTCTCCTTCTCCTTTATTCCTTTTCTTCTCGTTATTCTATTGTTTTTGGTTATTCTATGGCAGTTTTGAAGAATTAGGCACTTTGCTGGGTATTCCTCCTCATAAGGTGTGTGATATATCTATTATTCTTATTATGCTTTGGCAAAAATCGTTAACTTCTTGTTAATGATCTATTATGTTCCTACTGTCTGCGTAAAAATGATCCTTAAATTATTGGTTTTTAAATGAAAAGACATAAGTGAGATGGATCCTATCATGAACCTGCTTAACGGTAGGTTCCTCTATTTGAAACAAATTTCCTTTGCATTTAAAGCCATTTTAATGAAGGACCAATCAACCAtatcatattatattttaatatccAGTTTGAAGATCAaccttttcctctttttcttcacCTCATCAACCATCTTGTTTGAAGGATAggtttcaaaatttataaacCTCCTACAGGGCCAGCTTGGCTCTCGAAAATTATCACAAGGAGGACCCTTAAGTCTATCCACAAACTCTTGGGAGTGAGACCAGCAGGTCTAGATCATATCTGGCTTGGCAGCCAAAGATTTATTGCGAGTCCTGCATGTATAAGTTTCATTAGCGCATTTGTTTTACTTGTTTTAACGTTAATATTCAGCAGTAGCCAGTAAGACTGCATGGGCCTATAGTTTTGTCAGCCTATAAACTGCTGACAGCTAAAAATATAAACCCACTCATTTTAATGCCTTCCCAACACTAACTTGTTGTCCTCTACAATCCATAGTAATAAACCTGTCGTTTACAAAGCGTTTGGCTTTCCTGGCCCTATAGGGATTGGCAAATAATTGCGGTCATCAGAATACTTATTCTAAAAGTTGGCATCTGGCTTGTTGGGTACTTGGGATGTTTTATGGAGGACTAAGAGAACTGTTGACTTGATCTTTGATGTTTTATGGAGGACCAAGATTCCAAAGAAAATGAAGTTCTTTTCCCGATAAGTTTTGCTTGGTCATGTGAATACGAAGGATAGGATTTTTCGAAAGATGCCTTCTTTAATGGGGCCTTTTTTCTTGTATCTTTTGTTAGAAGGCGGATGAAAACCTGGATCACCTTTTTCGGAGTGTCAGTTTGCGAGATCTGTTTGGAATGGTTTCTCGCAAGAGTTTAATTTTTTGCTTGCTCGCTAGAGGGATGTTCGCTTGATGATCAAGCCTCCTCCATTTGCTTGCCAAAGAGAGCTGTTTGCAAGGGTGTGTGCTTTGTTGTGGGATCTTTGGGGAGAGAGGAACAAAGTGTTTTGAGGTGTGGAGAGGGAGCCTAGCAAAGTTTGGTATTTGGTGAGGTTTCATATTTCCATTTAGGCTTCAGTTTCAAAGACTTCGTAATTATTCTCTGGGTAATATCTTACTTAGTTGGAAACTCTTTCTATAGTGAGGTTTTTGTGGGCTTTCTTTTATATTGCCCaggtattcttttatttttttcctcaatgtaagcaattgtttatatatgtgtgtgtatatataaaaaagaaaaataaagaggGAAACTTTCTCATTTTTGATTGAAATGGGAGGTTTGGGTATCAACATTC encodes:
- the LOC103503958 gene encoding COP9 signalosome complex subunit 4 isoform X1, with amino-acid sequence MESAFASASAISDQRQKIEQYKHILYNVLSSNDRVQAKKFIDHTLSDEVPLVVSRQLLQTLAQELGKLEGEIQREIAHYILAQIQPRVVSFEEQVLIIREKLAELYESEQQWSKAAQMLSGIDLDSGMRVIDESYRLSKCVQIARLYLEDDDAVNAEAFINKASFLVSNSQHEVLNLQYKVCYARILDLKRKFLEAALRYYDISQIEKRQIGDEEIDEEALEQALSAAVTCTILAAAGPQRSRVLATLYKDERCSKLKIYPILQKVYLERILRKPEIDAFAEELKPHQQALLPDNFTVLDRAMIEHNLLSASKLYTNISFEELGTLLGIPPHKAEKIASRMIYEDRMRGSIDQVEAVIHFEDDIEELQQWDQQVFSLCILVSIHLLLVAKLHCTCYVYG
- the LOC103503958 gene encoding COP9 signalosome complex subunit 4 isoform X2 codes for the protein MESAFASASAISDQRQKIEQYKHILYNVLSSNDRVQAKKFIDHTLSDEVPLVVSRQLLQTLAQELGKLEGEIQREIAHYILAQIQPRVVSFEEQVLIIREKLAELYESEQQWSKAAQMLSGIDLDSGMRVIDESYRLSKCVQIARLYLEDDDAVNAEAFINKASFLVSNSQHEVLNLQYKVCYARILDLKRKFLEAALRYYDISQIEKRQIGDEEIDEEALEQALSAAVTCTILAAAGPQRSRVLATLYKDERCSKLKIYPILQKVYLERILRKPEIDAFAEELKPHQQALLPDNFTVLDRAMIEHNLLSASKLYTNISFEELGTLLGIPPHKAEKIASRMIYEDRMRGSIDQVEAVIHFEDDIEELQQWDQQIVGLCQALNDILDSMANKGVSLPV